From a single uncultured Desulfovibrio sp. genomic region:
- the pal gene encoding peptidoglycan-associated lipoprotein Pal — protein MKRYALILALVMALAAGFGCAKKTTSEPGYDDGLTPEMRAAIQQITDARVYFAFDKFDIKPEYKEMLKTKADLLKKYSSIRVRIEGNCDERGTQEYNLALGERRARASYEYLVTLGVNPSQLEMISYGKENPAVQGNNEASWSKNRRDDFRVIAH, from the coding sequence ATGAAACGCTATGCTCTTATTCTCGCTCTGGTTATGGCCCTTGCCGCCGGTTTCGGTTGCGCAAAGAAAACCACCAGCGAACCCGGCTATGACGATGGCCTGACCCCCGAAATGCGTGCGGCCATCCAGCAGATCACTGACGCCCGCGTCTACTTCGCTTTCGACAAATTCGACATCAAGCCCGAATACAAAGAAATGCTGAAGACCAAGGCCGATCTGCTGAAGAAGTACTCCTCTATCCGCGTGCGCATCGAAGGCAACTGCGACGAACGCGGCACCCAGGAATACAACCTCGCCCTCGGCGAACGCCGCGCCCGCGCTTCCTACGAATACCTGGTTACGCTTGGCGTGAATCCCAGCCAGCTGGAAATGATCAGCTACGGCAAGGAAAACCCCGCCGTTCAGGGTAACAACGAAGCTTCGTGGTCCAAGAACCGCCGCGACGACTTCCGCGTGATCGCCCACTAG